The DNA sequence AATGTAAACCAATCTTTACTCACCACACCTCAGTTAGTATTAGCCAAGCACGGCGAACCTTCCTCCCGTTCAgaaattttaaaattatgaaGCACCCAACGTCTTGTTTAAATGTCCAAAAGCACTGCGCTGATTGGCCcattcttttttcttcttcttcttcttcttcttctgattaGTAGCAGATCAGAGTTCTTCACtatataccgccacctactggactactacacgGGAGTGGGTAgcaaggacgttggcaaatgatactttaaatCAGAAAAAATAATACAGAGAAAaagcatacaaacaaacaaaacaaaataaacaaactaccagcataaataaatgaatacaaataataaaaaatatatatatatatatatatatatatatatttaaggttAAATGCTTCTAATTAGTTCAGTATCATTAAGATACATAACAAAATACCTGCTTCTTTTTCCCTCCATTCCTTGCTCCTGTAAATTATTGTGAATGTAATTTTCTTCATCCAGTTCTTTCCATTTCTGCCTGTGCTGGTCAAATTtctaacatttaaataaaacatgattAACATCCTCTACAATTTTGTACTCGGAGCATTACCTTTAATTGCTTAAATCCAATATGACCTAATCTCAACCTTGTTATTCCAACTTCTTCATGTCGGTTTAGCCCCTTTGAGGTGATTATTTTCCCTCAAACACTGCTCTGGTTCCTATGGTAGTATCTGCCTGTGCTCTCTGACTCCCATTCATCTTGCCACCTTAACATAACCTCAGATTTAATTAATGATATGGCATCACCTTTGCCCAATGGAATGTGAATATCTGTTTGGTCTAgttaatttatcagcaatttcattgccatagaTTCCATagtgggctggaatccaacagaactgtataactaaaccaaggcttataatacttaaaagaagatgctttacctctattaccaaatcttcacgtattgaaatatctgttataaaactttGTAGTACTGCCCTAGAATCAGTACATATAACTGATCTAAGAGATTTAGTACCACCCATCaaagagcggttattattgcAGTCATCTCTATTGAGTATGCTGATAAAAAGTAACTCACTCTACatccatatcctttttcaaattctggaataGATATACCAATATCACATTGCCCTTTGGGATCTTTAGAACCATCTGTAAATATTTTCAGGTATCCATAGTATGAAGTAGGAAGCAGGCTTGAGCAAAAATTTGCTTGGTGAGATGCTCGCTTTTTTCTGTTAATAAATCAATGTTTACCTCTTGATCAGGGAGCATGAATACAACTTAAAGCTAATGCTGGACCATACTTTAATTCTTTCAATCCATACTCATTCACTAAATTGTCAATATTCCAACCAAATCCATTGGCCTTTTTAGTCTATTCCCAACAATCACTAAGCACTGAAATTGATTGGTTCTTAACACTTCCTTTTAGTCTAACCCAGTATGTTAAAGACAATTGCCCATACCTGTGAATTGGGGCTTCCTTAAATTCTACTAATAAGGCGCTTAGTTGTTCTAAACGCACCTAGGGCAATCCTCAAAGCCTTAAACTGCATTGTTTACATTTTCTTGAGGGATGTCTTACATGCTAAGATACAACCATAATCAATTGTTGATCTCATCAATGCTTTATATATGTAAATCAGTGACTGCTTGTCTGCTCCCCAACTATGCCCTGTAACCATTCTCAAAAGATTAGTTACCTTTTTACACTTTGTTTACATATAATCAATGTGATATTTCCATGTGAGTTTGGCATCCAACGATATTCCCAAGTACTTACATTTTTCACTTCTAACAAGTTGCTAATTATAGACTAGAGCATAATTTTGGAAGTTTCAGGGAGATTTTTCCTAGTAAACTATCCAACCTGTGATTTTGAAGCAGAAAATGTAAAACCCCAATCAACTCCCCACTGTTCAAGTATATGAATGTCCTTTTGAATCTTATCATTAATGTATGAAATGTTGCGTCCTCTGCTCCAAATCACAGCATCATCTGCATATAATAGGCCTTTATTATTCTCTCCCAGTTTGTCATATATGTCATTAACCATTATGTTGAACAAGATGGGACTTATAACACTCCCTTGAGATTGGCCCATTCAACACTATTGCGATCTCTACGTCAAGTCACAACCCTGTGATTGGTTGTAATCAACTTCCGGGAAGAACAACCTCGTAATGCTTTTATTCCTTGGTAGAATGGTATCGCCATCTTCAGGCCAAAGTGTGTATACTTAAATCACTTCTTACAGACAATTTGtaccagttgttttttttgcctatAAAGGGGTTATTACATAGCCTATATAACAGTGCGCGTTGACTCCAACAAATAAAGTACATCTATGTCAGATTTCGCttagctcactttagattcagaGATTCAGagattcagactttattgtcattgtgcaaacttgtacaatgaaattggggtggtgctcactacccatagtgcaaaataaagcagtgcaaaaagcaaaaatacaaacacaaacagcaataggcacaataaatataaatatgcagacATAACATATAAGTGTatttctttaaataaataaatatggtagaggatttcacatgtccattggggggggggggggggggggggggtcaggtgttAAGTAGACGAATTGCCCAGGGGTAGGCTATAGGTATTCCTCAGCCTGTTTGTCCGGCTCCCAGTAGACACAACTTGTACTGAAACTATCAACAGAGCTGactatatataaaacatatacgGGGATATTCTATGATCGCCGAGGACTTTTTATCCAGACCTGGCATTCTTTTGCGTGTTTTGAGGTATTGTGTCTCTGCGCACTGGGCGCCAGATGTGCAGCCCTCTGAGCGGCGGTCGAAGGCGGGTCTCCATCAAACATGGcagccctctgattggctgggtggCGGTAGAGGGTTGGTCTACACGAAACATGGCTTCCCTGTCTACTGGTGAGCCTCAAGAAATGGAaggtaaatacatgtttatcatctGATTTCTCCCCGTGTTGTGTTTGCGTCATGAGTCACCGCTCGACAGGGACCCCGTCTCTTTAATGATGTGTGATCGTtgtggatgtgtgcgttgtATGGGGGTAAAAAGCATCCCCTGGACGTGAGGCTGATATCAACAACAAGACTGCCTGGTCTTGTTCTTCATTGGGCTACCTCACAATACCTGAGAGCGAACGTTACACCGGCTTTCCAATGTGTGTCAGTTGCTCATACGTATATTATTTAAGGACTATCATCCTATTTCCTGACATTAACTTACTTAGTgtcttattttaattttaaatgGCAGTATGGCCATCGAAGCTTAGCTTGCGAGCTAGCCTATCATGGGTATCTCCCATGATTTGCTTACATTCGCTATCAGTGTACTCTTTTGATCATTTAGATTCGCGATGTAAGACGTAGGGCAACCATAGATTAAGGTTGCTCTTCCGTTAAACATGTTATGTCaatgatatttaaatataatatgaATCTTTTAAGTTTTGTGTGACGTGTGTATGGAGTGTGTTGGCAACTTAAGGCCTCCGGCGAGCATATTGGTGACTATAATCGCTTGGGTCCATTGCGTCGTAATCGTTGTAGCCACTGCAGATGTCAATGGTTTGAAGCACAGCTCTGAACATCTTTCCCGGTTAAATCTCTAGTGGATCGGCGTGGCGAGTCTGAAGAGTCAGGAGATGAAGAAACTCGGAGGAAGAGTATCAATGGCGAGCAGGACACCACTCAGCCATCTACCTCAAGTAACTATTTTTGTTTAAACAACACCATATGTCTAAATGATCATTACAAAAGTCATTTAAATAGATATTTAAAGTGCGAGTAAGACCTACATgttattatgttttatgtttcatttaaaGAGGAGTCCCCAGTTGATATGGAGACGATAACCCTGGACCCTGATGAAGAAGTAAGACATTTTTGGTATTTGTTAGTTTACTTGATTGTTATATAATTGTTATAAGATGTTTCTGCGtcattgtttgtttgtaaaTTAGGATCCACGAATAATGGTTGCTTATTGTCTTTTTTAAGGATGTTGATCTCGTTCACTGTCGCATTGGGAAGATCGAAGGATTGGAGGTGTTACAGAAGGCCAAAGTAAGTGGTTTAATCGGGTCTGTTACAATTTAAGGTTTTGTTGAATGTCGTAGTCATGCTTATGCGATCATATTACCGATTACATTTTTTTGgtgttcctctcctctcctcttcctatcCAGACCCTCTCCCTACGCCAGAATCTcatcaaaaaaatagaaaatctaGATGGCCTAAGATCACTGCAGGAATTGGACGTCTACGACAATCAGATACGCAAGCTGGAGAACCTCCAGAATCTCACAGAACTAGAGTGAGTCCGACAGTACTGCCTTACTGCCTGGATCCTCTACATAATCCTCCATAGCCTATTCACTTTGGCTGTATAGTGGACAAATGTCTGGATCTGTGCGCTATTTGGACCAATGGCTGTCTTGCTTTTCCCTTTTATATTAGGCAGCTTGACGTTTCCTTTAACGTTTTGAGGAAGATTGAGGGGCTGGAGCGGCTGACCAGAATAAAGAAGCTGTTCCTGCTTCACAACAAAATAAGCACCATCGCCAACCTGAACCACCTAACCAGTCTGGAGATGCTGGAGCTGGGCTCCAACCGGATCCGGGTAAGATAGTCAGCCCCTGGGAAGGTTGTGCTCAATAATGAATTGTCCTCGGTCattgaatgacaaaatatgTATGTTTTGAAAGGACTCTGTGAACATGTTAAATTgtgcataataaataaatgatagcaAATGCCTGTCGACCAATAGCAACATTGATAGCAAATAATAGAAAAACTATCTACCAATTAATTTACTAATGGTTCCTGCAAGACACCTAACCTTAACTGCTCCTGGTGAGCTGGCTTTTCCTTCCATGGTTCACTCCGCGCTGTGGTCAGTGAgtgaatatatttataaatgggCGAATTGTAAACGGCcttgggggggggtcacaggttAGAGAAGCGCTACGTAAATACAGTCCATTCATCATATCCATATAAAGATAACATTTAGAGACCATACACTGATTTCTAAGTGTCTGTTGTAATGTTGTTGCCTGCGCAGATGATCGAAAACTTGGACAGCCTGGCCTCTCTGCAGAGCCTGTTCCTGGGAACCAATAAGATCACACAGCTACAGCACCTGGAGGGCTTACATAATCTCACAGTTCTCAGCATTCAGGTACACCTTTGATTTTCAACACATTCTTTCTGTACGTTTGAGCAATGGTGTAATGCACagtatatttaaatattcacaGACACTTGTATAgattgtgttttattgtttatgCCCCCAGAGTAATCGCATCACTAAGATGGAGGGCCTGCAAGGCCTCTGCAACTTGAGGGAGCTTTACCTGAGCCACAACGGCATCGAACTCATAGAGGGGCTGGAGAACAATGTGAGTCATACGAACGCCAGTGGCACGGGCCCGTAGTCCTACCCAGTCCAACCATCGGCAGTACAATACCTTGGACCGTCGTGGATGTTGCCGCATAccttatccttttttttttgctttctgtCTTTTGTCTCTTCCACAGAAAAAGTTAACGACTTTGGACATCGCGGCCAATCGAgtgaagaaaatagaaaatatcAGCCACCTGACGGAACTACAAGAATTCTGGGTACGACAACCCAGTGGGAAAGGGATGAAATCTGAGTGGAATTAAAACTGAAATTCCATGCGTCATTCGGTGTTTAAGTCATTGCATGTGTCATGGGAACTTGATCAGGGAGCGGCCAGAAGAGGGAATTTATCCTCATGAAAAAGGGGCTGGCTTTCTTGTAGCTCTTCCACTATAGCGCCTGATCATAAATAATGATGTATTAATAAACATGTTAATAAGCATACACAAGcttgttgggggaggggggggggtccgttgAATAAAGCTGAtgcccctgtcccccccccgtaaccccatcctctctccctcagatGAACGACAACCAGATAGAGAACTGGTCCGACCTGGACGAGTTGAAAAACGCCAAGACCCTGGAGACAGTGTATCTGGAGAGGAACCCGCTGCAGAAGGACCCCCAGTACCGACGGAAGATCATGCTGGCACTGCCCAGCGTGCGGCAGATCGACGCCACCTTCATCCGCTTCTGAGCCGCGGCCTCGCGGATCCTCCCGCCATgagcactcccccccctcccccgccccgtCTCTTTTTCCGAAATACCAGACCTCACGTTCCAAAACCTGCCTCATAGACGtcaaaccacacgcacacaaacacgcaaacatgcacacaacacacgcatgcaacagacgcacacacacacacacacacatacctacacacgcacaacagacacacacacacacacacacacacacacacacacacacacacacacacacacacaaccacacatgctCCTTCCCCCTTACTTAtacacaaataaaaatgtatacacTTTGAAGTTAGAGCTCTGCCGTGTTCACCcactccaaaaaaataaaaacgtgtATGCAGCCATGCATAACTGTATCTATGCTGTTgtctaacaagaagtgtgctgATTGGATTGGCTGGATCTGAAATTTGTGAAGAGGCAAAGAGGGGATGCCTCTCATATTTCCTAATTTGTCTCCAGCTATTATATTTTTGCTTGCATGATACACTATTGGAGTCCTCctctttcacccccccccccccccccccacacacacacacacacattattttacCACTTTATGTTTGACGTTTCACTGCAATCTAATCAGAGACAAAATGGGGCATTTCAAAAGATTTTGGGAAAGGAGGAGACTTCTACCTCACCAAGTACCAGGTACTTCCCACAATAGGTACACCAGTTCATGAAGCATCTGAGAATAGATGACCTTGGGGTGTTGCGCATTGACACAAATGAATACTATTTGTTTTAGAATCCTATTATTTAGACTAAAACGTCACAGTCCTGTAAATATCACAACTCTAAGCTCAATGGGTCATTTGTATTACCCTGGTGGGTAGTCACGATCTGTTCCATAATTTGACAGATGAAAATAAAGTCATAGACCGTGCATGTGGTTATTATGGTAGGCTACTTGTCAAGTCTTGACAGCCTATTAGAAGTAAATGTGTATTCAAATAAAGATCATATCGCTCCCTGTGATTGTTGCTAGCTGTATATCTTTTTCTAAATTCAACATGAGGAGATTGCTTGTCTCAACAAATGGTTGCAGTATAAACTTTACATGAGATGCACTAGTACAAGTACAGTCCCTTTTTTGGataatttattattgttaaaCTTAACCAACTTTTTCAGATTGTTTACAGATTCATATCGGTCTTTCATAATTGACTATCGAACTATATAGAGTAGCCTAGTCCTATGCTACCGACTTGCTGTACTATTGTGTAGCGTTGGCCAACAGAGGGCCGATTTAGGGCCTGAAGTGACTCATTGATTTGTTGATAGAATCTAGAAAAATCCAATACATTTAGTTTATTCATCAAGGTATGTATCAGTGAACAGTTGTAAAACCAGAGTATTCCGTTTTAAAGTAGTATATCACAAAGtgcatgttgatgatgtttAATATAACATAACTCATAgcttaataataatatcaactAATAATAGTTGAAGGATGTaaaatatacattattattGCAAAGCTCCAAATGCATTTTTCAAAAGCATTCGTTCCTTCAAAAAATACATCTCCcacaatgcaaaacaaaaccTTCGGTGACGACGGGGCATTGCGCCAGGGAAAGGACGGCGGAACGCACGCGCaacatttgtgttgttgtttgtggcGGTAAGATGGCGGCGCTCGGAGATTCATCAGCTCCGGGGGTGAATGGGTTAATACAACAATTCACAGCAATCAcaggtaaataaaatatttgtatttgtgtttgggcCACACGGTAACCATTTACTATCCCCCCGAGCAGCTAATCCGCCTAAGCACCTGAAATGTACTGCGCAGGAAACAAAATGGGCATGGATGTGTTGTACTGCCCCCTGTCAATGCTCTGCATTGGAAAGAGAAAAGCCAGTCACGGCTGACAAGTACGTGGGTCTCTGGCTCATAAACTTAAAAGTCAAACGGCGTGGGGAAGGTGTTTTCCTTTCACGTGTGCCAAAATATAGCTTTCAAACACACTCTACACGTGCAGTCTTatcacagcgaggtgacgttcgcCAAACTTGCTCGATCATCTTTCGGATTGCATGTTTGAATATCTGGAATGGACGTCGGGTGTGCAACATTTTCCCTgacgagcagagagagagcagtgctAGCTCTCTAGGCTCCGCCTAATGTTCCTGGTAGCAGGCTGGAAATGAAAGCCCCTCACTTTTTGGTGGCATGATCGCAGTACGAGCGCTCAACCGTTCAATGATATGAGAAAAGTTACCAAACTTCGCTGTAACgcagtatatttatttatgtgaaTACACCATCGGTTTGAATGGATGATGAAAATGAAAGGGGTTCCTTGGAGATGATACTTGCAATGTGAAGTGAGCATGCGCAGTTCAGTACTTTCAACACATGAACTAAACCGTCGGTACAGGTCGGGTCATGTGCACGGGTGGCTTGTAAACTTCCACATATAATATCTCCCACAATACGACCATATAATATGCAAAATATCATGCATCATGTTAATAACGCTTTTCGCCATTGGATGATAAAAAT is a window from the Gadus chalcogrammus isolate NIFS_2021 chromosome 8, NIFS_Gcha_1.0, whole genome shotgun sequence genome containing:
- the ppp1r7 gene encoding protein phosphatase 1 regulatory subunit 7: MASLSTGEPQEMEVDRRGESEESGDEETRRKSINGEQDTTQPSTSKESPVDMETITLDPDEEDVDLVHCRIGKIEGLEVLQKAKTLSLRQNLIKKIENLDGLRSLQELDVYDNQIRKLENLQNLTELEQLDVSFNVLRKIEGLERLTRIKKLFLLHNKISTIANLNHLTSLEMLELGSNRIRMIENLDSLASLQSLFLGTNKITQLQHLEGLHNLTVLSIQSNRITKMEGLQGLCNLRELYLSHNGIELIEGLENNKKLTTLDIAANRVKKIENISHLTELQEFWMNDNQIENWSDLDELKNAKTLETVYLERNPLQKDPQYRRKIMLALPSVRQIDATFIRF